The following coding sequences lie in one Gorilla gorilla gorilla isolate KB3781 chromosome 5, NHGRI_mGorGor1-v2.1_pri, whole genome shotgun sequence genomic window:
- the ZNF391 gene encoding zinc finger protein 391, whose product MESLRGNTAQGPTNEEDYKNEGQLSRQTKCPAQKKSSFENTVVRKVSVTLKEIFTGEEGPESSEFSLSPNLDAQQKIPKGDGSPISRKNSKDNSDLIKHQRLFSQRKPCKCNECEKAFSYQSDLLVHSRIHGGEKPFECNKCGKSFSRSTHLIEHQRTHTGEKPYECNECGKAFSRSTHLSLHQRIHTGEKPYECSECGKAFSRSTNLSQHQRTHTQERPYKCNECGKAFGDRSTIIQHQRIHTGENPYECSKCGKAFSWISSLIEHQRTHTGENPYECSECGKVFSRSSSLTEHQRIHSGEKPHECRVCGKGFSRSSSLIIHQRTHTGEKPYKCNDCGKAFSQSSTLIRHQHLHTKE is encoded by the coding sequence ATGGAAAGCCTCAGAGGGAATACTGCTCAGGGTCCTACAAATGAAGAAGACTATAAAAATGAAGGCCAATTATCAAGGCAAACAAAATGTCCTGCACAGAAGAAATCCTCTTTTGAGAACACAGTGGTCAGAAAAGTGTCAGTGACActcaaagaaattttcacagggGAGGAAGGCCCTGAATCCAGTGAATTTAGTCTAAGCCCAAACCTTGACGCACAACAGAAAATTCCAAAGGGAGATGGATCCCCAATATCTAGGAAAAACTCCAAAGATAATTCAGACTTAATTAAACACCAAAGACTTTTCTCACAAAGAAAACCTTGTAAATGCAATGAATGTGAAAAAGCCTTTAGTTACCAATCAGACCTTCTTGTACACAGTAGAATTCATGGTGGAGAAAAGCCTTTTGAATGCAACAAATGTGGGAAATCTTTCAGCCGAAGTACACACCTTATTGAACATCaaagaactcacactggagagaaaccttatgaatgCAATGAATGTGGAAAAGCTTTTAGCCGGAGCACACATCTTAGTCTACATCAGAGAATCcatactggagaaaaaccatatgaatgtagtgaatgtggaaaagcctttagCCGAAGCACTAACCTTAGTCAGCATCAGCGAACTCATACTCAAGAAAGGCCttacaaatgtaatgaatgtgggaaagccttcggTGACCGTTCAACCATAATTCAGCATCAACGAATACACACTGGAGAGAATCCCTATGAATGCAGTAAAtgtggaaaagctttcagttggATCTCATCACTTATTGAACATCagagaacacacactggggagaACCCCTATGagtgcagtgaatgtgggaaagTGTTCAGTCGAAGCTCGTCTCTTACAGAACATCAGAGAATCCACAGTGGAGAAAAGCCTCACGAGTGTAGAGTGTGTGGAAAGGGCTTCAGTCGAAGCTCATCCCTTATTATTCATCAGAGAACTCATACCGGGGAGAAGCCGTACAAATGTAATGACTGTGGAAAAGCCTTCAGTCAGAGTTCAACTCTGATCAGACATCAGCACCTTCATACTAAAGAGTAA
- the LOC129534198 gene encoding multiple coagulation factor deficiency protein 2 homolog, with the protein MYLTEDVINKPEVEMSLQDLQLHCFKMHDYDGNYLLDGLELSTAITHIHKEKGSEQAPLMSEDELINIRDGVLRDDDKNNDGYIDYAEFAKSLQ; encoded by the coding sequence ATGTACCTTACAGAAGATGTCATCAACAAACCAGAGGTGGAGATGTCACTACAAGATTTGCAGCTCCATTGCTTCAAAATGCACGATTATGATGGCAATTATTTGCTTGATGGCTTAGAACTCTCCACAGCCATCACTCATATCCATAAGGAGAAAGGGAGTGAACAGGCACCACTAATGAGTGAAGATGAACTGATTAACATAAGAGATGGTGTTTTGAGAGATGATGACAAGAACAATGATGGATACATTGACTATGCTGAATTTGCAAAATCACTGCAGTAG